Proteins from one Pontibacter korlensis genomic window:
- a CDS encoding GMC oxidoreductase codes for MANLNIDSVKQRTYDAIVIGSGISGGWAAKELTEKGLKTLVLERGRDVKHNRDYPTTNKMPYEFEHRGEVPLEIRKKEPVVSRCYAFREDAMHFFVKDSEHPYVQEKPFDWIRGYQVGGKSLLWARQTQRWSELDFEGPARDGFAVDWPIRYKDLAPWYTYVERFAGISGNSDGLAELPDGDFLPAFPLNSVEDYFKQQLQKQYGNRHVISARCAHLSKPNQIHLDQGRAQCQNRTLCQRGCPFGGYFSSNSSTLPWAERTGNLTLLPFSVVESVIYDEKAGKASGVRVIDANTKEVTEYYANIIFVNAAALNTNHILLNSTSSRFPNGLGNDNGLLGKYVAFHNYRARISAEYDGLMEYATDGRNPAGGGYIPRFRNLHKQETDFLRGYAAGFSAGRYNTEDRSGFGADLKQQLLNPGLTNWRVGSHMMGETIPKEESQVSLSKDQKDAWGMPLLNISIGYDDNDEKMVKDYLEQMTEMFTKAGFTNIRTTDSKQAPGLDIHEMGGVRMGHDPKTSLLNKYNQLHACKNVFVTDGACMTSTATQNPSLTYMALTARAVDYAVSEMKKGNL; via the coding sequence ATGGCGAACCTAAACATAGACAGTGTAAAGCAGCGTACTTACGACGCTATTGTTATTGGCTCTGGCATTAGCGGAGGCTGGGCAGCCAAAGAGCTAACCGAAAAAGGCCTGAAGACCCTGGTGCTGGAGAGGGGGCGGGATGTGAAGCACAACCGTGACTATCCTACCACTAACAAAATGCCCTACGAGTTTGAGCACAGGGGAGAGGTGCCGCTGGAGATCAGGAAGAAGGAGCCGGTGGTGAGCCGTTGCTATGCTTTCCGTGAAGATGCCATGCACTTCTTTGTAAAGGACTCAGAGCACCCTTACGTGCAGGAGAAGCCTTTTGACTGGATACGCGGCTATCAAGTAGGAGGCAAATCGCTGTTGTGGGCGCGGCAGACGCAGCGCTGGAGCGAGCTTGACTTTGAAGGGCCTGCCCGGGATGGTTTTGCTGTAGACTGGCCTATACGTTATAAAGACCTTGCGCCCTGGTATACGTATGTAGAGAGGTTTGCAGGCATCTCCGGCAACAGCGACGGCCTTGCTGAACTGCCTGATGGAGACTTCCTGCCGGCTTTCCCGCTTAACAGCGTGGAAGACTACTTTAAACAGCAACTGCAAAAGCAGTACGGCAACAGGCACGTGATCAGTGCGCGCTGCGCACATCTTTCCAAGCCTAACCAGATACACCTGGACCAAGGCAGGGCGCAGTGCCAGAACCGTACCCTTTGCCAGCGAGGCTGCCCGTTTGGAGGGTACTTCAGCAGCAACTCGTCTACGCTTCCGTGGGCGGAACGCACAGGCAACCTGACACTGCTGCCGTTCTCCGTAGTGGAGTCGGTTATCTATGACGAGAAGGCGGGCAAGGCAAGCGGCGTGCGCGTGATCGATGCAAACACCAAAGAGGTGACTGAGTACTATGCCAACATCATATTCGTGAATGCGGCTGCCCTTAATACAAACCACATCCTGCTTAACTCCACTTCCTCCAGGTTCCCGAACGGGCTGGGCAACGACAATGGACTGCTAGGCAAGTATGTCGCTTTCCATAACTACAGGGCGCGTATATCGGCAGAATACGATGGGCTGATGGAGTATGCCACCGATGGCCGCAACCCAGCCGGAGGAGGTTATATTCCTCGTTTCAGGAACCTACACAAGCAGGAAACAGACTTCCTGCGTGGATATGCGGCTGGTTTTAGTGCTGGCAGGTATAACACAGAAGACCGTTCTGGGTTTGGGGCTGATCTGAAGCAGCAGCTTCTTAATCCAGGCCTGACAAACTGGAGGGTAGGCTCTCACATGATGGGTGAAACCATACCGAAGGAAGAGAGCCAGGTAAGCCTGAGCAAGGACCAGAAAGATGCCTGGGGAATGCCACTGCTCAACATCTCGATAGGCTACGACGACAATGATGAGAAGATGGTGAAAGATTACCTGGAGCAGATGACAGAGATGTTCACTAAGGCAGGCTTTACCAATATCCGAACGACAGACTCGAAGCAGGCTCCAGGCCTGGACATACATGAGATGGGAGGCGTAAGAATGGGACATGATCCTAAGACTTCGCTGCTCAACAAGTATAACCAGCTGCACGCCTGCAAGAATGTTTTCGTAACAGACGGAGCGTGTATGACTTCTACAGCCACACAGAACCCTTCCCTGACATATATGGCGCTTACCGCACGCGCTGTAGATTACGCCGTGAGCGAGATGAAGAAAGGAAACCTGTAG
- a CDS encoding gluconate 2-dehydrogenase subunit 3 family protein, with protein sequence MNRRSVVKGLLLFTGGAMLLPSCMMEEAKASISLQHLSVSEEQEKLLAEVVDTIIPATDTPGAKEMGLHLFALKMLDDCYEAEEQQSFMKGMDAFEELTKKQTGNSFVDLSSKQKNEVIAAVNAKNAPEEVLAFYEILKNQTIKGYLNSELVMTKLRIYELVPGRYNAYFPVNKAQIS encoded by the coding sequence ATGAATAGGCGTTCCGTTGTTAAAGGCTTGCTGCTGTTTACGGGTGGAGCCATGTTGCTTCCCTCGTGCATGATGGAAGAGGCAAAGGCCTCCATCAGCCTGCAGCACCTGAGTGTTTCAGAAGAGCAGGAGAAGCTATTGGCAGAGGTGGTGGACACCATTATACCTGCCACCGATACTCCAGGGGCCAAGGAGATGGGACTGCACCTGTTTGCGCTCAAGATGCTGGACGACTGCTATGAGGCAGAAGAGCAGCAGTCTTTTATGAAAGGTATGGATGCGTTTGAGGAGTTGACTAAAAAGCAAACGGGCAATTCTTTTGTTGACTTAAGTTCAAAACAAAAGAATGAGGTGATTGCGGCCGTTAACGCCAAAAATGCTCCTGAAGAGGTGCTTGCTTTTTATGAAATCCTTAAAAACCAGACAATAAAAGGATACCTTAACTCCGAGCTTGTAATGACCAAGCTACGGATTTACGAGTTGGTACCAGGAAGGTACAACGCTTATTTCCCTGTTAACAAAGCACAAATCAGCTAA
- a CDS encoding SusC/RagA family TonB-linked outer membrane protein, translating to MKQRYTSTWRLPQDNHAKTPFRKKQLAAILAAACFFHGSAEATTIVDATSFTLNNAWVQGTEVRGRVIGDAGEAIPGATVVVKGTTVGTATDANGNFTINVPAGGSTLVVSFIGYKTQEVPINGRATIDVSLATDAQALQEVVVTGYATQEKKDLTGAVAVVDVSEMTKQPEAQVSSMLQGRAAGVTVLGSGQPGQAQQVRIRGFNTFGNNSPLYVVDGVPTQNINDLNPNDVESMQVLKDAGSASIYGSRAANGVVIITTRRGKDKVTVQYDGYYGTQRPQNDNPWNLANPQEMAQLNWMVAKNSNPNEPISHPLYGSGATPTLPDYLVAGNSTGLMEGDPRVDPSLYNVNPFYTGGSGELGSFYRIVRANKEGTDWFNEIFQPAPITSHNLAVSGGGDMGNFYFSANYFDQQGALMNTYFKRFTVRANSTYNISKNVRIGENLAYSVIDNPRINGNESAINMAYRQQTIIPVYDIMGNFAGSYGSGLGNARNPVAQLDRIRNNNVLNNRLFGNVFAEVDFLDSFTARTIFGGEMYNNTFRSFTFPEYENAENNTFNQFNQSASNGYNWTWTNTLTFKRSFNDVHDLTVVAGSEAYNNFWNEVGGTTQGYFSFDPNFTTLGTGSGTRTNFSNRSEDALFSLIGRIDYNLLDKYLLGFVIRRDGSSRFGANNRYGTFPAVSAGWRISQEPFMQNFTWIADMKIRGGYGVMGNQLNVSPANAFTTFGADRVLSYYDIAGTNNSTVEGFRQSRIGNPDAKWETIINSNIGFDATLLNGRIDVTLDYYSKEIKDLLFDPELPGTAGGATRPFVNIARMQNKGFDAAVTGHIDVSSDLRFDITGTLTTYNNKILKISNGAQNFDLESRRFNGSNIIRNQVGSAMSSFFGYQIAGFWDDESEINDANELARTSTGDPNAVYQADVAIGRFRYADVNGDGIITPDDRTVLGSPNPDFTYGLNIAATYKNFDFTMFLYGSQGNEIWNQVKWWTDFYPNFLGAKSKTAVHDSWTPENRNATAPIQEADGSFSTTNVPNSYYVENGSYLRAKNVQLGYTLPKSLLNNYGIGSLRVYVQAANLFTITKYSGIDPEITGYDANGNVTTTAFGIDEGNYPNMRQYLLGLNVSF from the coding sequence ATGAAACAGAGATACACAAGTACATGGAGACTCCCTCAGGATAACCATGCTAAAACTCCGTTCCGGAAAAAGCAATTGGCTGCAATACTTGCAGCAGCATGCTTTTTTCATGGTTCTGCCGAAGCTACTACCATTGTTGATGCTACTTCATTCACCCTAAATAATGCATGGGTGCAGGGCACAGAAGTAAGAGGAAGGGTAATAGGAGATGCAGGGGAAGCTATACCTGGTGCAACCGTTGTTGTAAAAGGTACTACTGTGGGTACTGCCACTGATGCTAATGGTAATTTCACTATCAATGTGCCTGCTGGTGGCAGCACACTTGTTGTATCCTTTATAGGCTATAAGACACAAGAGGTGCCCATCAACGGCCGCGCAACAATAGATGTATCCTTAGCCACTGATGCACAAGCCCTGCAAGAAGTTGTGGTAACAGGTTATGCAACACAAGAGAAAAAGGACTTAACCGGTGCTGTGGCTGTTGTAGATGTGTCTGAAATGACCAAACAGCCGGAAGCACAGGTTTCAAGCATGCTACAAGGTAGAGCGGCTGGTGTTACGGTGTTAGGTTCAGGACAGCCGGGCCAGGCACAGCAGGTAAGAATCCGAGGTTTCAACACCTTCGGTAATAACAGCCCTCTTTATGTAGTTGATGGAGTTCCTACGCAGAACATTAACGACCTGAACCCTAACGACGTGGAGTCGATGCAGGTACTGAAAGATGCAGGCTCTGCTTCGATTTACGGTTCTCGTGCAGCTAATGGTGTGGTCATCATTACAACCAGAAGAGGTAAAGACAAAGTAACAGTGCAGTACGACGGTTACTATGGTACACAGCGCCCTCAGAATGACAATCCATGGAACCTGGCCAATCCGCAGGAGATGGCTCAACTGAACTGGATGGTGGCAAAGAACAGTAACCCGAACGAGCCTATCTCACATCCATTGTACGGATCAGGCGCAACTCCAACGCTGCCAGATTACCTGGTGGCAGGCAATAGCACAGGCCTGATGGAGGGAGACCCAAGAGTAGACCCAAGCCTTTACAACGTGAACCCATTCTATACAGGAGGTAGCGGGGAGCTTGGTTCTTTCTACAGAATAGTTAGAGCCAATAAAGAAGGTACAGATTGGTTTAATGAGATCTTTCAGCCTGCCCCTATCACCAGCCATAACCTGGCTGTAAGTGGCGGCGGCGACATGGGTAACTTCTACTTCTCAGCTAACTATTTTGACCAGCAAGGCGCGCTGATGAATACTTACTTCAAGAGATTTACAGTACGTGCTAACAGCACCTACAACATCTCCAAAAATGTAAGAATCGGCGAAAACCTGGCTTACTCCGTTATCGACAACCCGCGCATCAACGGCAACGAGTCTGCTATCAACATGGCGTACCGCCAGCAGACCATCATTCCCGTGTATGATATTATGGGCAACTTCGCCGGATCTTATGGTAGCGGCCTGGGAAACGCCAGAAATCCTGTGGCACAGCTCGACAGGATCAGGAATAACAATGTGCTCAATAACCGCCTTTTTGGTAATGTGTTCGCCGAAGTAGACTTCCTGGACAGCTTTACAGCCCGCACCATTTTTGGTGGCGAGATGTATAATAACACCTTCAGGTCTTTTACTTTCCCGGAATACGAAAACGCGGAAAACAACACCTTCAACCAGTTTAACCAGTCTGCCAGCAATGGCTACAACTGGACTTGGACCAATACCCTTACTTTCAAAAGAAGCTTCAACGATGTGCATGACCTGACGGTAGTGGCCGGATCAGAAGCTTACAATAACTTCTGGAATGAAGTAGGTGGTACAACGCAAGGGTATTTCTCTTTTGATCCGAACTTCACTACGCTAGGAACAGGTTCCGGTACCCGAACTAACTTCAGCAACAGAAGCGAAGATGCCTTGTTCTCCCTAATCGGTAGAATTGACTATAACCTGTTAGATAAGTACCTGCTGGGCTTTGTAATTCGTCGTGACGGTTCTTCCCGTTTCGGAGCAAACAACCGCTATGGTACCTTCCCTGCGGTAAGTGCTGGCTGGAGAATTTCTCAGGAGCCCTTCATGCAGAACTTCACATGGATTGCTGACATGAAAATTCGTGGTGGCTACGGTGTGATGGGTAACCAGCTGAACGTGTCTCCGGCTAACGCCTTTACTACCTTTGGTGCAGACAGGGTTCTATCTTACTATGATATTGCCGGCACCAACAACTCAACTGTAGAAGGTTTCAGACAGTCGCGCATTGGTAATCCTGATGCTAAATGGGAAACCATCATCAACAGCAATATAGGTTTTGATGCAACCCTACTGAACGGTAGAATTGATGTAACCTTAGACTATTATAGCAAAGAAATCAAAGACCTGCTGTTCGACCCAGAGCTTCCTGGTACTGCCGGTGGTGCAACTCGCCCATTCGTAAACATTGCCAGAATGCAGAACAAAGGCTTTGATGCCGCTGTAACAGGCCACATAGATGTTTCATCAGACCTGAGATTTGACATTACAGGTACCCTGACAACCTATAACAACAAGATTCTGAAGATCTCTAACGGCGCTCAGAACTTTGATCTGGAGTCACGCCGCTTTAACGGTAGCAACATTATCCGTAACCAGGTGGGTTCTGCTATGAGCTCCTTTTTCGGATACCAGATAGCTGGATTCTGGGATGACGAGTCAGAGATTAACGACGCCAACGAATTGGCCAGAACCTCTACAGGTGACCCTAACGCTGTTTACCAAGCCGACGTTGCTATAGGTCGTTTCCGTTATGCCGACGTTAATGGCGACGGCATCATCACGCCTGATGACAGAACAGTTTTAGGTAGCCCGAACCCAGACTTTACCTACGGTCTGAACATTGCCGCGACTTACAAGAACTTCGACTTTACCATGTTCTTGTATGGCTCACAAGGCAATGAGATTTGGAACCAGGTAAAATGGTGGACAGACTTCTACCCTAACTTCCTAGGAGCGAAGAGTAAAACAGCCGTACATGATTCATGGACACCAGAGAACCGCAATGCAACTGCGCCTATCCAGGAAGCTGACGGCTCCTTCAGCACAACCAACGTACCAAACTCTTATTACGTGGAGAACGGCTCTTACTTGAGAGCTAAAAACGTGCAGCTAGGTTACACCTTGCCTAAGAGCCTGCTAAACAATTATGGTATAGGTAGTCTGAGAGTGTATGTGCAGGCGGCTAACCTGTTCACTATCACTAAATACTCTGGCATCGACCCTGAGATTACTGGTTACGATGCAAACGGTAACGTGACAACCACGGCTTTCGGTATCGACGAGGGTAACTACCCTAACATGCGCCAGTACCTGCTTGGTCTAAATGTTTCTTTCTAA
- a CDS encoding RagB/SusD family nutrient uptake outer membrane protein, which yields MKSSKIILMAAAIAGSMQLLSSCGDDFLEKPAIGALSEDIIANEAGVEKMLIGAYAALDGQGNGQAIVGGGQWEAAPTNWIYGSVAGGEAHKGSSGADQPAINSIANFISDPSNGFFNTKWKALYEGVSRTNAVLRLLEQAKDISDANRQRIEGEARFLRGHYYFELKKMFNMVPWIDETTTDFNQPNNQDIWPKIEADLQFAMDNLPNTQAQVGRANKWAAAAYLGKAYLYQHKYSEAKNIFDQVINSGVTSNGLKYGLMDKFKDNFDAATENNKESVFAIQMVANDGTGTIANGNQGEMLNYPYNSPFRCCGFFQPTIDLANSFRTNAQGLPYLDNYNATPLKHDQGVSSSEAFTPDTQPVDPRLDWTVGRRGIPFLDWGAHPGQAWIREQTTAGPYSSKKHIYWQETQDTYADQSSWAPGSAINVVLIRYADVLLMAAEAEAQLGNLSQAQEYVNMVRARAALPENKVYQYANPNDPLAGFSSNPAANYNVSVYPDGYFAGLGKEGTLEAIYFERKLELALEGHRFFDLVRWGKAAEELNAYFNYEGAILPDVRGANFVTGTHEYYPIPQRQIDLQTSGGVSTLTQNPGY from the coding sequence ATGAAAAGCTCTAAGATAATATTGATGGCTGCAGCAATAGCTGGTTCTATGCAGCTACTCAGTTCCTGCGGCGATGACTTTCTTGAAAAACCAGCCATAGGTGCTTTAAGTGAAGACATTATTGCCAACGAGGCCGGTGTGGAGAAAATGCTAATTGGTGCCTATGCGGCTCTAGACGGGCAGGGTAACGGTCAGGCAATTGTAGGCGGCGGCCAATGGGAAGCAGCCCCAACCAACTGGATCTATGGCAGTGTGGCCGGAGGCGAAGCACATAAAGGTAGCTCTGGTGCAGACCAACCGGCTATCAACTCCATTGCAAACTTCATCTCCGACCCAAGCAACGGTTTCTTTAACACCAAGTGGAAAGCCTTGTACGAGGGTGTTTCCCGCACAAATGCTGTACTAAGGCTGCTGGAGCAGGCAAAGGATATATCTGATGCCAACAGACAGCGCATAGAGGGTGAGGCACGTTTCCTGCGCGGGCACTACTACTTTGAGTTAAAGAAGATGTTTAACATGGTGCCTTGGATTGATGAAACAACAACTGACTTCAACCAGCCAAACAACCAGGACATTTGGCCAAAGATAGAGGCTGACCTGCAGTTTGCCATGGACAACCTGCCAAACACGCAAGCACAGGTAGGCCGCGCAAACAAGTGGGCTGCAGCAGCATATTTGGGTAAGGCTTATCTGTACCAGCACAAGTATTCTGAGGCTAAGAACATCTTTGACCAGGTGATCAATTCAGGAGTTACTTCCAATGGTCTGAAGTATGGCCTGATGGATAAGTTTAAAGATAACTTCGATGCAGCCACAGAGAACAACAAGGAATCTGTGTTTGCGATACAGATGGTGGCTAACGATGGTACAGGTACTATTGCCAATGGTAACCAGGGCGAGATGCTGAACTACCCGTACAACAGCCCTTTTCGTTGCTGCGGCTTTTTCCAGCCAACTATAGACCTGGCAAACTCCTTCCGTACCAACGCCCAAGGTTTGCCGTACCTGGACAACTACAACGCCACACCATTGAAGCATGACCAAGGCGTTTCATCTAGCGAAGCTTTTACACCAGACACACAGCCTGTAGATCCTCGCTTGGATTGGACTGTAGGTCGCCGTGGCATACCTTTCCTGGATTGGGGCGCACACCCTGGTCAGGCTTGGATTCGTGAGCAAACCACTGCCGGACCATACTCTTCTAAGAAGCATATTTACTGGCAGGAAACACAGGATACTTATGCTGACCAAAGCTCTTGGGCTCCAGGCTCTGCCATAAACGTTGTTCTTATCCGCTACGCAGATGTTCTGCTGATGGCAGCCGAGGCCGAAGCACAGCTAGGAAACCTGTCGCAAGCACAGGAATACGTTAACATGGTACGCGCCAGAGCTGCCCTACCAGAGAACAAAGTGTACCAGTACGCTAACCCGAATGACCCACTGGCTGGCTTCTCGAGTAATCCGGCGGCAAACTACAATGTGTCTGTTTACCCAGACGGTTACTTTGCAGGCTTAGGAAAAGAAGGTACTTTAGAGGCTATCTACTTTGAGCGTAAGCTGGAGTTGGCTCTGGAAGGCCATCGCTTCTTTGACTTAGTTCGCTGGGGCAAAGCTGCTGAAGAGTTGAATGCATATTTTAACTATGAGGGAGCCATTCTGCCAGATGTGAGAGGAGCAAACTTTGTGACTGGAACACACGAGTACTATCCTATTCCGCAAAGACAAATTGACCTTCAGACTTCAGGTGGTGTATCAACCCTTACACAAAACCCAGGTTACTAG
- a CDS encoding SDR family oxidoreductase yields MDLELKDKVIVVTGGAKGIGEGIVSVLSAEGAIPVIIGRNKEDNQKVVAKLESAGGQAFEVVAELTDPAACERAVQAVLQKYGRVDGLVNNAGVNDGVGLENGSYEAFMASLHKNVVHYYLMAHHALPALKKSKGAIVNIGSKTADTGQGGTSAYAASNGARNALTREWAVELLPYSIRVNAVIVAEAWTSLYESWISTFNDPEQKLKAITEKIPLEQRMTTTREIANTVAFLLSNKSSHTTGQLVYVDGGYVHLDRALS; encoded by the coding sequence ATGGATTTAGAACTGAAAGATAAGGTGATTGTAGTTACAGGTGGCGCCAAAGGCATTGGAGAAGGCATTGTAAGTGTTCTCTCTGCCGAAGGCGCCATACCTGTGATTATTGGCAGAAACAAGGAAGACAACCAAAAAGTAGTGGCAAAACTGGAGTCTGCCGGAGGGCAGGCTTTTGAGGTGGTAGCTGAGCTGACGGATCCTGCTGCTTGTGAGCGGGCTGTGCAGGCAGTGCTGCAAAAGTATGGCAGAGTAGATGGACTGGTTAATAACGCCGGCGTTAATGATGGAGTAGGCTTAGAAAATGGCAGCTACGAAGCATTTATGGCCTCGCTTCATAAAAATGTGGTGCATTATTACCTGATGGCACACCATGCCCTGCCGGCACTTAAGAAATCGAAGGGAGCTATTGTAAACATAGGCTCCAAAACAGCCGATACAGGGCAGGGAGGAACCTCGGCTTATGCCGCCTCCAACGGTGCACGCAACGCCCTCACGCGAGAGTGGGCTGTAGAGTTGCTGCCTTACAGCATCAGGGTAAATGCCGTTATCGTAGCTGAAGCCTGGACGTCGCTATATGAATCGTGGATAAGCACCTTTAACGATCCGGAGCAAAAGCTTAAGGCCATCACTGAGAAAATTCCGCTGGAGCAACGTATGACTACTACCAGGGAGATTGCTAACACGGTGGCCTTTCTACTATCCAACAAATCCAGCCATACTACCGGGCAGCTAGTGTATGTAGATGGTGGTTATGTACACTTGGATAGAGCACTTAGTTAA
- a CDS encoding amidohydrolase family protein: MLRIDAHQHFWKYNPWRDSWITDEMAVIQRDFMPQDLEPLLRQHRFDGCVLVQSAQPEEENIFLLEQAQEHEFVKGVVGWVDFLAEDIEERLAYYKQFEKLKGFRYVLQGNPDKAIMLRPEFMRGVSKLAKYGYTYDVLIYPEQLDYSKELAAAFPDQPFVIDHLAKPDIKNQSIAEWRESMRSFAAHENVYCKVSGMVTEANWQNWKKEDFKPYLDTIVETFGTSRILYGSDWPVCLVAASYTEMLGIVEDYFSDFSKEEQAAFFGGNAAKFYNLK; encoded by the coding sequence ATGCTCAGAATTGATGCACACCAGCACTTCTGGAAGTATAACCCTTGGCGCGATAGCTGGATAACCGATGAAATGGCGGTTATCCAGCGGGATTTCATGCCACAGGATTTGGAGCCCCTGCTTCGGCAGCACCGATTTGATGGCTGTGTATTAGTGCAATCGGCTCAGCCAGAAGAGGAAAATATTTTTCTGCTGGAGCAGGCGCAAGAGCATGAGTTTGTAAAGGGTGTAGTTGGCTGGGTGGACTTCCTGGCAGAGGATATTGAGGAAAGGCTCGCTTATTACAAGCAGTTTGAAAAGCTGAAAGGATTTCGTTATGTGCTTCAGGGGAATCCAGATAAAGCCATTATGTTGCGTCCGGAGTTTATGCGGGGTGTAAGCAAACTTGCCAAGTACGGTTATACGTATGATGTGCTCATTTACCCTGAACAACTAGATTACTCAAAGGAACTTGCGGCTGCTTTTCCGGACCAGCCTTTTGTGATCGACCACCTGGCAAAGCCGGACATAAAGAACCAAAGTATAGCCGAATGGCGGGAAAGTATGAGGAGTTTTGCTGCGCACGAAAACGTGTACTGCAAAGTGTCTGGCATGGTAACCGAAGCTAATTGGCAGAACTGGAAGAAAGAAGATTTCAAGCCTTACCTCGACACGATTGTGGAAACCTTTGGCACCAGCCGCATCCTCTATGGTTCAGATTGGCCGGTATGCCTTGTGGCAGCAAGCTATACAGAGATGCTGGGTATTGTGGAGGATTACTTTTCCGACTTTTCGAAGGAGGAACAGGCCGCTTTCTTTGGAGGCAATGCAGCCAAATTTTACAACCTGAAATAA
- a CDS encoding fumarylacetoacetate hydrolase family protein, with the protein MKLFRFGEPGQEKAGVILNNVKYDVSAFGEDYNEQFFQNNGLERLKAYVQQNEGSMPQVSDGVRLGSPIARPSKIVCIGLNYADHAKETNAAVPQEPIIFFKATSALCGPNDDVIIPRNSEKLDWEVELAVVIGKKASYVSEEDALDYVAGYTLHNDYSERAFQLERGGQWVKGKSNDTFAPVGPFLATSDELGDVNNLRLWLTVNGKSMQDGTTANLIFKIPFLISYLSQFMTLLPGDMITTGTPAGVGLGMNPQVYLKEGDVVELGIEGLGSSKQTVRAYAQN; encoded by the coding sequence ATGAAATTATTCAGATTTGGTGAGCCGGGCCAGGAGAAAGCCGGCGTAATTTTAAATAATGTAAAGTACGATGTGTCTGCCTTCGGGGAGGACTACAATGAACAGTTCTTCCAGAACAATGGCCTTGAGCGGCTAAAGGCATATGTGCAGCAGAACGAGGGCAGTATGCCACAGGTATCTGACGGTGTACGTCTTGGATCTCCTATTGCGCGTCCGTCCAAGATTGTCTGCATAGGTTTGAACTACGCCGATCACGCCAAAGAAACAAATGCTGCTGTACCGCAGGAGCCGATCATTTTCTTCAAGGCCACCTCAGCGCTTTGTGGCCCTAACGATGATGTAATCATCCCGAGAAATTCAGAAAAGCTGGATTGGGAAGTGGAGCTAGCTGTGGTGATTGGCAAGAAGGCAAGTTATGTGTCTGAGGAGGATGCGCTGGATTACGTAGCTGGGTATACCCTGCACAACGACTACAGTGAGCGAGCCTTTCAGCTGGAGCGCGGAGGACAATGGGTAAAAGGCAAAAGCAACGATACGTTTGCCCCGGTAGGCCCTTTCCTGGCTACTTCGGATGAACTGGGAGATGTGAATAACCTGCGCCTGTGGCTTACAGTGAACGGAAAATCGATGCAGGATGGCACAACAGCCAATCTTATCTTCAAGATCCCATTCCTGATCTCTTACCTAAGCCAGTTTATGACACTTTTACCGGGTGATATGATCACCACAGGCACACCTGCCGGTGTTGGCCTGGGTATGAACCCACAGGTGTACCTGAAAGAGGGCGATGTAGTGGAGCTAGGCATCGAGGGCTTGGGTTCATCAAAACAAACGGTGAGGGCCTATGCTCAGAATTGA
- a CDS encoding SDR family NAD(P)-dependent oxidoreductase, translated as MFKLTGKKAVVTGGGSGIGKAISIVFARQGAEVHIIELQKDAAAQTLTEIEAEGGRAYSHTCDVSKQGQVKEVFEAIGALDILINNAGIAHVGNLEKTSEEDMDRIYQVNVKGAYNCLQAAVAGMKQNGSGAILNLASIASHVGIPDRFAYTMSKGAIHAMTMSVAKDYLGANIRCNSVSPARVHTPFVDGFIAKNYPGKEEEMFEKLSKTQPIGRMAKPEEVAALALFLCSDEAGFITGCDYPIDGGFIRLNN; from the coding sequence ATGTTTAAGCTAACCGGAAAAAAAGCTGTAGTTACTGGCGGCGGAAGCGGCATCGGCAAGGCTATTTCCATTGTTTTTGCCCGGCAGGGGGCCGAGGTGCATATAATAGAGCTGCAAAAAGATGCGGCAGCACAGACACTCACCGAGATAGAGGCTGAAGGAGGCCGCGCCTATAGCCACACCTGCGATGTGAGCAAGCAGGGGCAGGTAAAAGAAGTTTTTGAAGCTATAGGAGCATTAGATATATTGATCAACAATGCAGGCATAGCACATGTGGGAAACCTGGAGAAGACTTCAGAGGAGGACATGGATAGAATCTACCAGGTAAACGTGAAGGGAGCCTATAACTGTCTGCAGGCTGCGGTAGCAGGTATGAAGCAAAATGGAAGTGGGGCTATACTTAACCTGGCGTCTATCGCATCGCATGTGGGGATTCCAGACAGATTTGCTTATACTATGAGCAAAGGAGCCATACATGCCATGACCATGTCGGTGGCTAAAGATTACCTGGGAGCTAACATCCGTTGCAACAGTGTGTCGCCAGCGCGTGTACATACGCCTTTTGTGGATGGTTTTATCGCTAAAAATTATCCGGGAAAGGAGGAGGAAATGTTCGAAAAGCTTTCCAAAACGCAGCCCATCGGGCGCATGGCTAAACCAGAGGAAGTAGCGGCCCTGGCTCTCTTTCTGTGTTCTGATGAGGCAGGCTTTATTACCGGTTGTGACTATCCAATAGATGGTGGGTTTATCAGGCTTAACAACTAG